The nucleotide window TGAACGCGGAGGATGTGGAGATAGTGGAGCGGCCCTACCACCGGCAGGGCCACAGGGTGAGGAACTACCTCTTCGATGTGACCCCATGGAAGTACATCCGGGGGATCATAACCGAACTGGGTATCCTCGTGCCCCCCAAAGAGATTTAGCTGAGAAACCTCTCGATTTCGTCCCAGAGCCTCTCCGCCAGCTCTCGCTTGTCCATCTTCGGCAGTTTCTTAACTTCATCGCGGGTGACGAGAAGGACCTTGTTCTCCTCGCTTCCGAACGCTTTGAGCGTATTCGTAACCACGAGGTCGCTCCCCGCGCGCTCAATCTGCTTTCTGGCTTCCTCAATGAGCTTTTCCTCGCCCGTCTCGGCCTTGAAGCCCACGAGGAATACATCTGGCTGAAGCTCTTTAACGCGGTCTATTATCTTCGGCGTCGGCTCGAGTTCGAGGGTTAAACTCCTACCGCTCTTGATTTTTGTATTGGCCCTGTTCTTAACGCGGAAGTCGCTTACGGCGGCGGCCAGAACTACAACGTCGTATTTCTTCGCCCTCAGCTCGCTCTCTATCGCCTCGAGCATCTCCTCGACGGTCTCGACTTCAATCTGGTTCTCGACGAAGCTCGGGACGCTTCCCTTCGTCCTGATGAGCGTAACCTCCGCTCCCCTGAAGTCCGCCTCTTCGGCTATGGCAACTCCCATTCTGCCGCTGCTCGCGTTGGTGATGTAGCGAATCGGGTCTATGTACTCTCTCGTCGCGCCTGCCGTAACTAAAACGCGCTTCCCCTCAAGGCTCTTGGGGTGGAGCTTCCTGATGACGCGGTAGACTATCTCGTCTATCGAAGCGACCTTAGCTTTCCCCTCCTCGAAGCGCGGACCTATAAACTCGACACCAAGTTTTTTGAGCTTCTCGATGTTCTCAACGACTATCGGGTGCTCGTAC belongs to Thermococcus sp. AM4 and includes:
- the coaBC gene encoding bifunctional phosphopantothenoylcysteine decarboxylase/phosphopantothenate--cysteine ligase CoaBC; its protein translation is MLHHVRLIYATKSRKLVGKKIVLAIPGSIAAVECVKLARELIRHGAEVHAVMSENAQKIIHPYAMEFATGNPVVTEITGFIEHVELAGDHENKADLILVCPATANTIGKIACGIDDTPVTTVVTTAFAHTPIMIAPAMHSTMYEHPIVVENIEKLKKLGVEFIGPRFEEGKAKVASIDEIVYRVIRKLHPKSLEGKRVLVTAGATREYIDPIRYITNASSGRMGVAIAEEADFRGAEVTLIRTKGSVPSFVENQIEVETVEEMLEAIESELRAKKYDVVVLAAAVSDFRVKNRANTKIKSGRSLTLELEPTPKIIDRVKELQPDVFLVGFKAETGEEKLIEEARKQIERAGSDLVVTNTLKAFGSEENKVLLVTRDEVKKLPKMDKRELAERLWDEIERFLS